A window of Eucalyptus grandis isolate ANBG69807.140 chromosome 4, ASM1654582v1, whole genome shotgun sequence genomic DNA:
AATCAGGAAGAACAATTCTGGGCGCTGCGTTCAAGACTTAACTGGTTAGCATGGGGAGACAAGAACTCAAAATTTTTTCACGCTTGCACTGTGCAAAGGAGACAGAGaaatagaatttgcttacttAAGGATGAAGACCGGAAGCGGCATAGAGAGCCCGATCGGCTTAAAACAATGACCTTTGGgtttttttattcaactttACCACTCTGTGGGTCCCAGggattttcttccattcctcTACAAATGTCCAACAATAGTTACTTCACAAATGAATACTCATCTTATGAGTACAGTAACAGAAGAGGAGGTCTCCAATGCTACCTTTCAATTGGGTCCTTCAAAGGCCCCTGGTCCAGACGGCCTCAATGGTCTCTTTTACCGGCATCACTGGAACATCATCAAAAGACAAATAGTCAAGACTATGCAAGACTTTTTCCAATCTGGTCATATGCCTCCTCACTTAAACCGAACGATACTAACCTTGGTCCCCAAAGTTCATCGCCCTGAAAGCATTGACCAGTATTGTCCTATTAGTCTCTGTAACTTTGCATACAAGATTATTGCAAAAGTCATGGCAAACAGATTGAAATGTTGGCTCCCGGTCGATTAATCCAGAACAAGCGGCTTTTGTTAGTGGCCGATGATTCAAGATAACATTATGATGGTTCGGGAAGTACTCCACCGTTTAAAGTTAGATCTAAAACAAAACAATTCAATCTTATTCTCAAGACAGACATGCAGAAAGCCTATGATCGTGTGGAGTGGGACTTCCTCGCAGCATATTTAACACAGTTGGGCTTCACAAATCAATGGGTAAAGATGGTTATGGCATGCATCACAACGGTTTCCTATAGTATTCGCTTCAATGGAGAACAACTACCGTATTTTACACCTACTAGAGGAATCCGCCAAGGAGACCCCCTCTCcccctaaatttttatattaatggcTAATGCTTTATCAACAGTTATCAAGCAAGCAATCAATATGGGTCATTTACAGGGGATCCAATTTAACAGAACCTGCCCTAAGCTTTCCCATTtactttttgctgatgatgcggTGTTCTTTCTCAAAGCTTCACTCTCTCGAATGCCAAAATCTCACTCATCTATTGCATCGATCTTGCCATGCCACTTTGGTCAACTTCTTAACGGGAATAAGTCGCCATCTTTTTCAGCCGAATTGTCCTTTAACATTACAGGAGACTTTACAAGGAGAACTTCGAATACTGTGGTGCGAAGATTCGGCAAGTACACAGGCATCCCTTCGATTGGGGGCGTTCAAAACGTGAGATGTTCTCTGGATTTTGGCAAAAACGAATGCAAAATTAACTGGTTGGAAGGAAAAGTTTTTATCTAAAGGGGGTAAGGAGATTTTACTTAAGGCAGTCATACAGGCCTTACCTCAATATGCGATGTCCCTTTTCTGCTCCCTTGTCTCTCTGCAGATTAATGGAAAGCAAGATATCACGTTTCTGGTGGAGTAAACAGCAACATGAGTCGGGCATACACTGGATGAAATGGTCAGTGGTAAAGCAATCGAAAACGGATGGGGGAATGGGATTCAGAGATCTAACTACTTTTAATATTGTGATGATCGGAAAACAAGCGTGGCGTTTTCTTCAGCAACCACATGCACTTTGGACTCAGTTGTTTAAAGGTCTATATTTTAAacattcttcttttcaaaatgccaCTTCAGGCTCTAGACCTTCTTGGGGGTGGAAAAGCATATTAAAGGGTAGGGATGCTATCCTTCCTAAAACTCGATGGCTGGTGAAAGATGGATCCAACATCAACATCGAAACGAGACTATTGGCTATCTATTGGTAAATTAGGAGGCTGTGCAGCTGCAGGGGAACCTATCAAAGTAGCTGATATTTTAGACTCTTCGTCGGCAACTTGGAAACCGGAGATTATTTCAAACTATTTCAATGACTAGGTTAGTGAAGCTATCCAAAACACTCCTATCAATTCATCACTCAACTCGAGATCAATTAGTATGGACAGCCACATCATCAGGAGCTTTTACAGTTAAGAGCTGCTATCACTACTTACTTTCAACACACCGAAACTTACCCGTAATGGCCTCATCTTCTTATCGGCCTCCTCATCAATTGTGGAAAAGAATCGGCATATGAACACACGGCTCCTAAAATCCGAGTCTTTCGTGGTTGGCCTGCAAAAATGCCAtagcaacaaaagaaaacctaTACATCAGACATCTATCTCCCAATCCCTAGTGCACTCTTTGTGCACACAAAACCCCAGAAACCGttgaacatatatttttctattgtaACTGGACTCGCAGCATATGGTCAAACGCCCAGATCAGAATACCTGTCTCTCTTACCTCGGTAAAAGATTGGATGTCGGTTGGCTACTCGCGCCACTCATCCTCACTCCCCCCCGACCTTTGAAGTCATTGCTAACCTGTTGTGGGAGATCTGGTGCCATCGCAACAATGCCATCTTCCGGCAGAAAGTTCCGAATCCCATCCAGGCGGTGGATATTGCAATAACCCAGTGTAGAATCTTCAACAGTCTTCAATCCCCAAAAACTAGGGTTCCAAAATCACAAGTTAGCATGGATCACCGATGGAAACCACCATATACAGGCATAATCAAATGCAACATAGATGGGGCTTTCGTATCAGGCAATCGTCACGGAGCTATTGCTTGTATTTACCGAAATAGTAAAGGTGAACTCACCGATATGTTTACCAATACTGTACCCGCGAAGTCGGCGTTCCAAGCAGAGATCTTCGCCATGATTAGGGCTCTTCAGCATCTCATCAAGTAGGGACTGCACCTCCATCGTGTAGCGGTTGAATCCGATTGCCTCATACTGCTGGAGGTCCTTCAACAGAAGCGGCCGCAGCCCTGGGAAGAACGACACCTTTTCGCCACTCTCCACGATCTCCTCTCCCAGTGCCCTAATGTATCGCTCAATCATGCTAGTCGAGAGGCTAACCTAGCTGCGGATTGGGCCGCCAAAGCCCATAGGGCCCAAGGCTTATCCAGTAATTGGATCGTTTTCCCTCCCCTCCATTCCCGAATATTGTACTCGGTGATGCTCTTCTAGCTGGTTGTATTTCTCCTTTCATCTAATATATCAGTtatttcgtccaaaaaaaaaaaaaaactcctttcAAATGTGGATTGCTCTGATCCATTTGAGATCCGAGGCCACATTGTACCGAGATAAGAGCGTGCGATCGATTCGACTAGTGCCCTCGATCTTGAATCTGCCAAAGTGGTTGAAGCCAAATCCAACGCCTCAGAAGTTAACTTGCTAGTTGTCATCAATCTCTGTCAACAATTCTGCTTATCGAACTTCTcacatttctttcaatttcatgaaattttatcgtcaatattcaattttttctctgtaaaaaattcctttttgttTGTGTATTTAGAGAAGggagagaagaggaaaagggCATAGGATTTAGCCTTTTTTAGAGGCCCTTCTCTTACATCAAATTTGCATTTATGTTCGGGTCACCTTCCGATCGGTGGCTATAATCATTCGAAATCCATCTATTCCATTCTTTCTATTTTGCAAGGTCGACCCAATTCCCTTAAAAAACACTAATTTTTTAGCGGTTTTAATTTTGGACCGAACTTTTTTCAATGAAGCGACGgacaaaaataagaatttgtAACCACCGGCCGTAGTGGCTCTGCTGGGTAGGCTTCAGTGACCCTTTGTGTAGGAGGGGAGAGGTTCGAAGCCCTTGTAACACGGGGGGGCTGACAAGAGATGCTAGGTGTATTAAGAGTGACGCGGTGGTGGTGAGTCCTGCACTAGCGTCACTAGGGGGTTTACGACGTGGCTACCGGCTGTAAGCTGGTTCCTCttgtccacaaaaaaaaaaaaaaaaaattctgtatCTAAATTAGTGAATGCATGCTAGgaataatttaatttagtaGACAAATGCCTCCTATTTTTGCTATGTTAGGGACTAAATTGCTGAGATCATATGAAAGTTTAATGACCAAGTCCAAGagatctatttttcctttttccttttaagaagTGATTGTCAAAActaggtgttgacacctaaattttgactactCATTTAGTGataaattgcatagaaaattagggatccATATTTAGCCCCTAAACAAAATTAACATAATATAGTTCTTAGTAGCATTCATCATATAGTGTAATTAATTCATTGCGTTGGATCAGCGATAGTAAACAAACTTGAATTGACCACGTGGATCAGGCCGACATATCAATCAATATTCGGCCTACACTAAGGAGGGAGGCCGAAATTCTTAAGCCCTAAAAACCAGAGAAATTGAATGTTAATTGAGTTGGGATTGGCCCATAATAATTAAAGGCCTTGAGTGTAATTAGAATAAATCCTGAATTGATCAAGCCTATCATTAATTAAACCTGCAACATGCAAAATTCGGCTCAGCCCATCCACACCTGGGGCTGGCCAAAATTCACGATAGGGGAGGCTTTGATTGGCCTATCTTTGTCTGTGTGATTAGAGAAGggagagaagaggaaaagggTATAGGATTTAGCCTTTTTTAGAGGCCCTTTTCTTACATCGATTTAGCATTCTTGTGCAGGTGACCTTCCAAGCAGAGCTGCTTCAAATTTCCCAGCAGTTTTGTGTCTATCGGTGGCTATAATCACTCGAAatctaattattattattttttccgtTCTTTTCGAAGTTGTCGAGCTTGACCAATTATCTTTAAAAGCACTAATTTTTGTGTGGTTTCAATTCTGCACCAAACTTTCTTTTCTGAAGAGGTGGATGAAAACAAGAATCTCAGCTATACAAATCAGTGAATTCATGCAAGGGTAGTGTTATTGAGTTGACGAATGCCTCCTATTACTGCTATTTTTGGGAACTAAATTGCTGAAATCATATGAAAGTTTAAAgattttatctttaaaaagtgTTTTTAAATACTGGGTTAGTGAAATTGCCAAGATTAGGAATTTGGGAAGCTGATTCACTCTtttgtaaaaaggaaaaggtgaaaaaagtgaaaatgaaattcaagGTATAAAAGGAGTACCGGAAGCTATACTCCACTTGTCATTGGACTAACATTATgaccagaaaaaggaaaataatccGATTAAAATTCCCAAACAAGATCCTGCATTTGATGTAATTTACATATCCTTCCCTTCTCTTTTAGCAGTACATTGCATTATGCATGGCCACAGACTATCCTGATGAATATATACATTTACAAAAACatgtctctctcttctccttcctctctctccctcgttcAAGTGGGGACTGATGCGTTTCTGAGAAGATCGACTCGTTTTTGCGTCAAGAACTCCAAATGGAGCCCTTAGCAGAAGAGGTTGATCTCGTCGTTGTCGAGGTCGACTCACTATGCTTCAAGGGTCCGAGATTGGCTTCTTGAAATAGAACAGGTCGACCCATCGGCACGAAGGTTCAAATTACAGACATAGGGTGTCGACTCCTTTTTCTTAGGATTCCAATTGAAGTTCTTGAAACAACAAAGGTCCACCCTCCTGCAACCCGATCAAGCTCCACTTCTAATCCGGAGGAGATCTTGAGAAGTAAGGAGTGACGAAAAATCTCACCCtataaacaattatataaatGGAGAGAAACTTCGAACATCTGACGAAGCAAGCCTTGACTTATCCTGCGACTCAAACTAGAGATGCAAGCTGGTATCGTGGCCGTCGAAGACCGCGGTTAAATTCCCAGTCATTCTCGACCTAGCCTTCCTCGCGAAATCCTCACGGCAGAAACAATCCTTTACTCTAGAGACCTTGAATCCGATGAGATGTTTTGTAATCTGTCTGTCCTGAGGTTTGGCCATGCTGCTGGCTTCTGAAACCCTGTTAGTGGTTCGCTTGTAGGAGCTGAACCATTTGTTTTGCATGTAGCTATTCTTCCTCCATGGAGGCACAAGCAAGTCCCTCTTCTTTAAGGACTGCCTTATCGCTGTGCTCATTATCCTCACCACTTGCTTCAACTCCTCGGGCCGACCGACAAATATAGCCGGAAATATTTTGAGCAATGAAGTGATGCGATCTGTCGGGCGAGCAATTTCAAATTGTCCTGCTAAGGAGACCTCAGCGATGTAGCGAGTATCATTCACATTAACGTCGATGTATTGGTAATCTCCGGCCAGTAATCGGCTGGTCTTCTCCCATCTAGATTTGCAGAGACCTGGTGTACATCGATTTAGGAATTAGACACCAACATTAAACAATGTCCTATGGTGGATATATTTTTGAATGAAGTTCAAAATAAGGTCATTAGATCCATGGAGTATAGCCACTCCAACATTATTACTCAACTAGTTCTGATTGATAAAGCAATGGAGCTGATCAAATCAAGTACAAGAAAACATAATTAATTTGTTTAAGAAATATACTAACCGGCGTCAAAGCCTCTGTCGCGAAGACGAGCCATCAATCGTCGCTTAAAATCATGCGACGACATATTCACTCGACCCCTCCCGATGAACTCGCAAGCGAGCTCAACTTCAGCTCCAATCTTCACCTTCACTTCGTCACCATTGTAATCCCTCACGAAAATATCCTCCAACGTCTCCCTCGTCGATGACTCATCAGAATCGGACCAGCAATCATCGAAGTCGTTGCCCTCACACTCCTCCTTGCTCAGCTTCTCATCATCATTGTCCTCTTCGGCTTCAACCCTTCCTTCCTTCTCCATGAACGACGTCACGAGATCAGAGAGATCGGGAAAGCTCTCCGACGACACCGAATGCTCGCTCCCGCTGCTCTCGCAGAGCCGAGCCGCTTCGTCGAACGCCATGGCTACCCTCTTGAACTTGATGGGCAATACCTTGGCCATATCTTGAAATGAAGATGAGATTGGCCTCGCTGCCGATGTCGCTTCACTTTTAGGTTAAAtggagaagaaaagacaaattaaCGAGGGTTCTATGAATGAGAAATGAAGAGATGTATGTAGCCGTGATTGAGGTGAGATTCAGACGCATGTGCTCATGTTCATGTCCACGTACATTCGTTCTATCAACGAATATTCGGTAGAAATGTCCTTCAGTAAATcaatgagctcgagctcgtACTCGTGGCGTGCTCTCACTGGTCAACGATTCCGATCAACGAATATTCGGGTGATGCTCGTCCCCCTCTGGAACCGGAACGAGACTCTCAGGGAGAAGAAGCGGAAGGAGGCTGAATCCACCCATGTCTGCTTCTAAGCTTCAAGCTTCAACGACAAAACCGTTGTGTTTAACCTTCCGTGTGCGATTCTATAGAGGCCCATGATTCTTTTGTCGTGTTTCTGCTTTAGCTCCCATTCGTCTGTGATGACTCTGTTCATTTGCGCTTGTTTTTACGCGTGCTTTCACTGAGGAGAAATGATAAAGTAGCTGATTTGACTAGCGCTAGGAGAAATGATAATAAGTTGTTTTCCAATTGCTGCTATCATTATGACGCACATTGATAATTGTAGCTTTTGTCTCATGTAAATGCCGCATTTTGTGCAGCGGTGGCCGCCACTGGTATTATCTGGTCACGCTACAGCACAGTGATTACTCCTGGAAGCATCCACAAAAAAAATGAGTTGCTTTTGCTGGATATGCTGACTGTATGCTGTAGAATACTGGCGACTGAGATTTTGGatggatcttcttcttttcatcaaGTGGCAAAATGAAGCTGTGTATTAGGATAGGAAGTAATACATAGATAAGTCTCTAAACCTAAATAGCAATATCAAGGTTAAGATGATTGAAGCTCTCTTCGTTAGCTTGAGTAGGGCGTTTCAAAATTGGAATCTCTTCAGTGTAAATGTTGCTATGGCTGGGACAGGCCTCTATCAATTAGGATGCAAAATTCGGTGAGTTTATACTTTTTATAGTATAGAAGTAAGTCGGAAAGTTCAGATATAAGTCAGCTTTTGTGATTATCTTATCATTTTTAGGAGTAGAACCCTTGACTATGCCAAATTTTCTGGTAACGTTTTTCACCTATCAATTTGGAAGATGGGAATAGATTAACAAATCATTAGCTTTTTAATTAGCAAAAAGAACCCATTAACTTTCTAATCTTTGGTTTCTATACATTGAATGGGATCCTTTCCACGTCTATCACTAGATACGTGGTGTGAAGACCTCGTATGTTTACTGATCTGGAATCCTGCACAGCCGTCCTTTTCACACTCATGTTATATATGCCAGCTAGAGGAAAAAATTGTGTTGATGTTTGTCATCATCTCGTCACAGCTCTACTTCTACTTCTCAGCTCTCCCATatgtgttggaaatttcctatacattaattaattgatttcctattttaaataatcgagttaatggatattctaatatttattgaaccctaaagtgatttgattgaattgggtattgtcatctattgataacgggcctagttgagcagcaaagtgtaggcaattgtgtttgactGAAGCCCATAATGGGAAGAGTCCAGTTGACACGCTATTGATTAGAGTTTGCTAGGTCTTCTCTCTAGCTTATAAAATGGTaagttatacctatcagttgctttaatcccattgaaagctgttatatcgaaataggtcatagagagaaAGATCTGGTATTCCGATAGATCCTGCTTATCAAAGTGATCTAGTTTTCTTCAAGTGAAACGATGGCTCAAACAAATACGCTTTAATTCCACTGTATTTATTGAtctcggtgttttacaatcatatattttcttgattgattagttgtatatgtgaataaattttctacatgtggtatcagagcaagtcatatatgattgtagaacccaaattttatcttttatggataaattcgaaattttcctctttgagccaAATATGGGCATTATCTTTCGTGTggattttttgcttgattgatcTGAAACCAtagggcttttgttctacatgtcgagatctttccaaccatatataatttgtataatttcattgagaattgagtgagaattttaaatttgaaattttagggtttatACATAAAAGGTTCTAAAATTTCAAGTTACATTCTAGTTTTACCTTcgtttttctcttcaatttatcgGTAGCAACAGTTGGTTTGGAGATTATTGTAGCTGATTGTTTATTCCCCTTTGGATGAGCATTTGGGGTTTGCTTTTCGGGTATGAAGTTAAACAATCTATTAGTGATGGTGGTTATGCTCTTAGTGCACTCGATTGACCTGTTGATTGGCCGCAATGCCGCATTGCTTTGGTCTCCTTGTTATGGATGATCGTTCCTGCAGAATGAGAGTTCTTTGAAGAGGGTCCTTGTATTTTGTGCAGAGACCAACATAGGTGATTTGTTGCTTGTAGTCAATTAGTCAATACCTGATCAAAACGgctcttttaaaagtttttttttttcttttccagcaaGTGAGTTTTTTGTTTGTGGAAAAGTTTCCGATTTTTTATAGTCGATGATTCATGAATACATGAGTTAGTAATATGGGTAATGTGATGGTAAATACAAGAACTCTTATTCACAAGAACCTGTCCCTGGCGAGTTTTGTCCCTTTGTATGTGCATCTTAAGATTACGATTTTAGTTACATTGATTACATGGTCAAGACAACTTATGGAGATGATGTATTTTGGATGGAGCTGCCTTTCTGACTTGACGTGCGTTCGAATCTTGCCCTCACTGGAGTGCTTTGTACTTTCATGAGTTCGGATTAGGGTTTCGgctgattttgttgatttgatctCTGGGTTTTTCAATGAGATTCATCTTAGTAGATTAGTCCAAACGCATTGCATGTAGTTCTTTCCATGGTTGTTGCTCGATCATCCGT
This region includes:
- the LOC104442943 gene encoding uncharacterized protein LOC104442943, whose amino-acid sequence is MAKVLPIKFKRVAMAFDEAARLCESSGSEHSVSSESFPDLSDLVTSFMEKEGRVEAEEDNDDEKLSKEECEGNDFDDCWSDSDESSTRETLEDIFVRDYNGDEVKVKIGAEVELACEFIGRGRVNMSSHDFKRRLMARLRDRGFDAGLCKSRWEKTSRLLAGDYQYIDVNVNDTRYIAEVSLAGQFEIARPTDRITSLLKIFPAIFVGRPEELKQVVRIMSTAIRQSLKKRDLLVPPWRKNSYMQNKWFSSYKRTTNRVSEASSMAKPQDRQITKHLIGFKVSRVKDCFCREDFARKARSRMTGNLTAVFDGHDTSLHL